The genome window GAAAACAGATCTTTCTATATTTACACAGGGCACTaggataaaagaaagaagtatCTGATGCTTCTCAAAGGTCTTTTTCCACTAGGAAGTAAAGTAAGTGGAATATAATTTAAGTTTCTTACGAAGAAATTTGGGGTGAGGCTTCAAAATCAACCAGGCATTTAAGACTGTACTTCTGGGCATTAGGAGAGGGGAAGGCACAAAAGGAGAAAGATTCTTTTAGGTTGATTCTCCACTTAGACGGCTAGAATATTTGGCCTCTAGCCTATAACACAGGGATATAAGGAGATCGCTCAACATGATACCATCTCCACTTTGACACTGTATAAATGAACACAAACCTCCTCTATTCCTTCAGCCATGACCCAACAGGAATACTGCAGAAGCACATGCAAACATTCAAATagtcacaagaaaacaaaaagttgttttataTGAAGCCAGAGACTTCAACATCTGCAATTCCAAAAGCTTGGCTTTTGTGTTTAATAAAATGCAGCTCACTACCCTTGGCAGCCATTCCCTTATTGTTTGCTAATAAATGagaatgcacacacatacagatggGTTTTCAACATTTAagaaacttttgtttttacttaaaaaaaaatcaactctgcTTGCTACATTTCACTATTATTGCTTTTAAGCTTCTAAAATTATAAGTTTTAAGCAGGCTTCTAAAGATATAGCTAAAATGTTGGATAGTTCATATAAGCTGGAGTGTCATGAGCCTCAGATTTCCCATTTGTAAAGTaggcagaaataaaatttacttcttaAAGTTGCTGTAACGATCAAATGAAGTCCTGTGTAGTCAGTATTTGGGCACGTagaatatattcaataaatggttattATTAGTACTGTTAAAACTATTAAATAACAACTTCTCTGAATCTCCTGTTTCCTCTATACATTCTTGGGGAAGGAAACACATATGTTTTGGAAAAGCGGTAAAATAGTTCATAAACATATCTTACATCTAGATGCAAAAAAAGATAAGTGTTATTTGTGATGATAAAAACAgagtagaggaaaaagaaaaagtggaaatattctgtgttttaagtagaaatttgaaaaaaaaaaaaattctaacgtTAATTACATCTGGTATCCAGTAGCTCATGATAGGAAATCCAACGTTCCTTTCCAtcggaaaaaaagaaaaagacgaaagaaaggggaggaagagacgagaataaaaagcaaaaccaaagcaATATTATGACAGACTGGAAGAGCCTTAcacaaaatacattaaacaatGACAATATTCTCCTCTTTCAAGATCAGCAGTAAAAGGTCAGTCACCTTCCAAAGAAGCCTGGGTTTGCACATCACTGTTTATCTAAAATTTCAgtgaagacaatttttcttcccAGTAGCCAAAACTACAGTTAGGTGAGTTAAGATATACATTAATAAGGTGCTGCTACACTATGTTCAGCTCTTCCTCAACAAAATTTGCAGTTCCTGgaactgtaaattttaaaaatgctttattcaaCTCAACAGCAGCTCCACTGAAATTATGAATTCAAAAAGTATTAATAACAAATCCAAAATGTCTGGATTTCCCTAAGAAAATGTCAACTCCCTTCCTAGAAACCTAcccaaagaaaaagcaaatgttattTAATTCTTATTCTCTGGAGTAAACATGGATCTTTAATCAAGGGCCAGGTAGCATCAACAGCTGGTATATTTCTAAGTACCTCCTTAAACGGCCCGCAAACTATAAACTTAAGAGCGTCATGACAAAACGACAGCGAAATGAGCATActcacccccaccctccccacccccacccccaccaccgcGCGCTAATAGCTCTGCAACAAGACTCGGTCTTTCAGCTGGCTACTGGCCAGCCAGCCAGAAAATGTGTACTCCAGTTTCGACCCTTCTAGGGATGAAATCAAGGAAGGATAGAAGGTCTTGGGGAATTTTAGCCAACCCCTTCATTCTACGGAAAAGCCTGAAGCCGCGGGTGCAATTAACTTTCTCAGCCTTTTCGTTTTGAGGCCTCCTGATCCTAAGTACACACGGCGCACACCCGACCCAGGAGGAGCCAAAAAGGCACGGGCCCTGAGTCAGACTACATGCAACCTCACCCAGCTCCTCTGCTGTTTGTCTGACCTTGTGCACGTTAACTTCTGCGTCTCAATTTccacatctacaaaatgggaaccAGAAGCTCCACACCCCATACTGTTCAGAGTCGACGGGCCGAGACGCGCTCCCCGGCTCGGGTGGGCGCTCCGCCCGTGGGCTCCCACCTGGACGCTGGGGAAGGCGGTCTTGAGCAGGTAGAACATCTTGCGGTTGGACAGCACGTCGCCGCTGGTCATCTTGTCCTCGGCTCCCTCGCGCGTCTTCCCCTTGGACTTCTCGTGGAGGACATTGCTCTCGCGGACTCGCCTCACCTCGTCGCCGCCGCGGACTGCGGCCAGCACTGACACAGCCAGCATCTCGCGCAAGTCCACGGTGCCCCCGTCGGCCGCGGCCGCGGGTCCCGCCGCGCCGCCGCCAGGCTCGCTGCTCAGGCCGAAGAGGCTGAAGCGGCCAGCCAGGAAGCCCGAGTAGAGGTGGTAGAGCACGCCGAGCCCCAGCAGGCAAAACACGGCCACCCCCAGTGGGGAAAGGCGGATGCCCATGGGTGCCATGGCGCGGGAGGCCGGGCGCTCCGGGCTGCGGCTCTCACAGGCCTCCCCGCGCCCGCCGCCGCTGCCGCGCTCCGGGCCAGGCGCCGCGCGGGCTACACCGGCGTCCGCTCCCCCGCCCCGGTGCGCCCCATCACTCCCTCCCAGGAAAGGCCAAGCCGCGCCGCCGAGAGCACGGACACCGCCCCGCGCGCCTGACTCGCCAGGCAGCACGGTCTAGGCTCTTCCGCCGGCCTGCCGGTCCGACTTCCACGTTAGCCTACGGCCGCGAGGTGAAAGGGGAGCGTGGGTGTGTATCCGGGTTACGCGACGGGGCGGGGCGAGGGCGAGGGGCGGGGAGAGCTGGGCACCTCCCTTTGGGGCGGGGCGGGACGGGAGGCGCTGGACTGAGCTGCCTTCCTTGGTCTGGGTGGGAAGGTATTCCTGGAAGCGGCGAGCAGCAATCCACGCAGAAAAGTGTGCTGTGCTGAGTGCCTTGTGgatgtttaaattaaaaatacgACTATGGATGGCTGTAATAAAGTCACAGTAACAGTCTAGTCTTCTCATCACTCAGATTATTGAGGAATGGAGGAAAACACAATAAaccattttaaaagattgattTGCAAGCTTTTTTAGCCAGCGGGGGTGTAGACAGCCTGTACCTTTAAGTCGCTTCTCCGCGCTCTTCCCGGCAGGACGGGGGACTGGGAGGTGAGGGGAAGAATTGTACttggctctttattctgtttgaCATCTTTATCGTGCCCTAAATGCTTTTTTGTGTATAGAGTTTCCCTCCTCCACCTGCCAGAATAAACCATCTTCGAAGCAGCTGAAAAACATGCCTTGATCCCGGTTTTTCATAATGAGAGAAAACAAACCAGGGGCTTCTCTCATTTCCAAGGGTATTCGAGCCTGGCTCTCTTACCAGAGCTTGAGGAGCAAAGGAATTGCTTGACAGAGTccacttaaaatatgtatatccGGAGATGGTCAATCTAGAGCATGTAATCTTTGAGTCAGTGTAGGCCCTCTAAGAATCTGACAGAAATAACTACCTTCTACTATAACACCGATCTTAGCTAGAATGATAGTGAATACTTCATAAGTATTCATAAGTTTATCTTTAATCTTAAAAGTGAATATTAAGATTGTAACATTAAGTATCgttcttaaatattaaaatatctatataaaatcaacttaaaatgtaGCCTGTTTTACTCTTCATAGCAAAACAGCATTGGTTTTAAGTGGACTTTAGAATTAACCACCTGAAAAACTACAAGTATACCAAACTTCTAAACATCCATTGCTAAGCAAGTCATGTAGAGCCTGACCTTTACCGCCTGACCTTTACCGCTTACTTAGAGCTCAGGGCATCTGTAGAATTTGCATATGATAATACAGATACAACAAAAGCACTGACTATTGATTGTTTGGTTTCCCTGCTAGCAATCTAAGTAGCTTAAAAATAATCACAGCACAAAATCAAGTACAAATACAAATCAATGAAAGAACAATCCCTAGAGTATTGACAGCACCAGAACTTAAAGAACTAGCATTACCTTTCTTGTCAGCTTTTGAGAGCAACTTTGCAATGAAGCAAAGCTGCTTTCAAATATCTGAAAGTGAATGTCACAGAGTAATTCTCAAAACCCATCCCAGAGATAAAGATAAAGATCAGGGTTGAAATATAAAGGTGTAAGTTAAATGGAACCACCCCAACCTAAACTATGAGAGCAACAAAAAGATGAGTTGGATAGTAGTCATGTCAATATTAAAAAGAATCATTGGGAAGTCTAACTGAGGTTTCTCAAAATAAACAGATTAATATTTTCCAAGGATATTGGTGAATAATATAGGGTCACATTCAGTGTGGCAGTATACACAGTATACCACTGAGGCAAATACTAAAAGCTCTGGAGCATTTCTACTGCAAAAAGGGAATTAAGACTTGAGGGAGAAAATGCGAAGGTATGTGAAAAGAAGGAGTCACTTTAAAGATTGTAGCTCCAAGAGGCGTTCTAGCACTCAAGTGGTAATTGATCATAGAGAATCAGTATTAACAGATAACATGTAATCAACAAGAGAAGTTATGacaataagaaaacatttgattAATTACGTGTGGTACAATGATATCATAAAACCTTTATAGGAATTTGATTGAAAGAAACTTGTTTTTTTAGTGTCAAGTTGTCAGAAGCTTCAAACAATgcatacatacaaatgaaaattatatggcTTTCATATATTAAGATTGTGGACAGTCTGTTTCTAAAACATAATCTACATctattcttaaaattgttttccccaagatttagaaataaacaattaaatgtgttaactttttaaattaaagcaaaataattatgtAGGCTGATGCAAGTAAGACAACTTGAATCTGCAACTAGAAACTATACCCAATGAAAAACCCTGccttaaaataaaagacagacaaatggatatatttttacttgttttaggTTCAATTGTTAAGATGACTAGTTTTTTTCTGTAATTCCCCACTTTAATTCAGTTTTCTCAGTTAACTGGCTCACACTAGTTCTGATTACATCAGGCAAAGGACCTCTTCTAAATGTCTGCATAATGCTACCTTTCCTACAAATAGCAGTTTTCCTTATAGTCTCCATGTGTACAGAATAAATAATATCAATTTATGAAACATTATTAGCATCTGAGATGTTAAGGACATTTTGGTTCCTTTCAAtgactcctgacttcaaatttaCCCTGGAAAaacttttttataaaaattaatcttggccgggtgcagtggctcacccatacgcctttgggaggccaaggcaagtggatcacaaggtcaggagttcaagaccagcctagccaacacagtgaaacgccgtgtctactaaatatacaaaaattagccgggcacggtggcacacacctgtaatcccaggtacttgcgaggctgaggcaggagaattgtttgaacccaggaggtggaggttgcagtgagccgagattgccccattacactccagtctaggcaatagaccgagactctgtctaaaaaaaaaaaaattttcctttaaatatgcaTTGGAGGGGTACAATGTAATTAAAGAAAGGTTCAGTTTAGTTGAACCCTCATTAAAAGTGTTTTTACTacctttctgagaaagaaaacaatgaactgatggcattttacatgtttaaaatataaaacttccaAGAAGATTATTATTTGCATATTCTTTCCTTAAGTGATTCTATCCTATAGAAACAATAATTCTGGTTTTTTAATAGATCCAGTGATACAATGTTTGCTTCTGCCATTAAAGTTCCGTCTTTGGCAGATAATTGAAGTTCAGAAAAGTGGCTTTCATATATCAAGATTGTGGATAGTCTTTTTCTAAAACAGGATCTACATCTATTCTTAAAATTGCTTCCCCCAGatttagaaataaacaattaaatgtgtaacttttaaaattaatgtaaaataattttgttagcATTATAGCATTTTACTATGGCCTCAATCCTAGCAATAGTAATATTGAATTCTTGTTGGAGACAGTTCTGTAGGTATAAGCATACTTTGGTATCTGCAGGGTTTGGTTCCAAGACCCACACAGATACCAACATTTgagatgctcaagttccttataaaaaatgatatagtGTTTTCATATAGCCTACACACATCCTCTCATTTACTTTAAATCAACTCTAGATTagttataatacctaatacaatataaatggtaaatagttgttacactgtattgcTTATTTGTATTATCTTTACCATGGCATTGTTATTTTTACtggtatttttttccaaatatttttgatcttgTTGGTTGAATGCATGGATGTGGAACCTACAGATAGAGAGGGACCACTATATATACAATAGAAAAGTGGAAATAGTTGCAACCCTTTGAAATTATAATCACTCTGATCCATATGCACGACATAAAGCCAGGTAAGTAATTTGCATATCTTTATATCTTCTGACCTAACTCAGATCCTATGCATATAGCAAGAACTCAGTATTTATGAAACTGGACTTTTAAAAGCTACTTTTTAGTGAAATGTTGTATATTTTGTAAagtgtttctcaaaaaaaaaatgaatttaacaaaCATTAAAGACCCAACATTCATTTTGCTTATTCGAAACATTTGTTTCACCAGCATACAAATCagcctaaatatatatatatatatatatatatatatttccttggGCATCCTTAAGATATCaaatatttcttaacttttttgtttgtacCCTTCATTAAATCTTACTGCTTACAAAGCATCAATTTAGTGAGTAATGTAAATTTTCccacattatattttattctctagGTGATCTGGACATATACATTTTGCTCACTACCAATCTAAAACCTGAGGTAAAATTATcatcttaaaatttcatttattaaaaaaatatgtagtcctggcacaatggctcacacctgtaatatcaacactttgggaggccaaggcaggtagattgcctgagctcaggagtttgagaccaggttggccaacatggcaaaaccccatctctacaaaaaatacaaaagttagccggcttggtggtgcatgcctatagtcccagctacttgggaggctgagcaggaggattgcttgactccaagaggttgaggctgcagtgagcccagatcccaccactgcactccagtctgagtgacagagcaagaccctgtctctaaaaaaatatatataaaaatatctaaaattttctcatctgcagaaaGTAGCATTTGAGTGCTATTCATCAATCATGATTAGAATATGTACTTTATGGAATTTTGttcataatttatattacataaaattctCAACATAATGCATATTGCTATTACATAGATTTAGACATAAAACAAGACAAACTGTGTCATCTAGAATGTAACAACTCAATATAGCCATGATATCCTAGcaagtgtttctcaaactttttgagaattaaaataagttttacaTCTAGACACAGCAAACAAAGGCTTCACTAAACAATACTTACCCTGATGTATGAcatattattgtatatttttatacccTTCAAACTGATTTGATTGCTCTGTAGCAGGACAAgtcacagacaaaactcctcagacactgagttaaagaaggaagaggtttattcAGCCGGGAGcattggcaagactcctgtctcaagagccaactccctgagtgagcaattcctgtcccttttaaggacTCACAACTATAAGGGGGTGCacgtgagagggtcatgatcgattgagcaagcagggggtacgtgaccgGGGCTGCATGAACCGGTTGTCAGAGTGAAACAGACCGGGAAGTTTCACAATGTCATCAGttgttaggtcaggggtcgaatTTTAACTTccaggcttaggtcaggcaggcccaggcctggttttgggTCTAGTTCCTTAGTTTTGGGTCTGGTTCCCAGGCGCCAGGCTACCTGCCTTTagttttgcttctctttccttttctgagtataaaacagTATAAGACGATATTGGAgggtctgtctctcttctctcagtTCCATTAATGGGTCACTGTTGAGAGACAAATCTCTGTGATTTCTTGTGTGTCTCAATGTCTTTCCTGCAGAGGGACTGACTTCCTTTTCAAGAATGTTATCTTTTCAAGGGTGTTTATACAGAAACAGCCTTGGAAGACACAGATGGTGTTTCCCTCTAGAGCAAAGGACAAGTTGgttttatttacattataatGTAAATGATGGCTCGCTCTGGGGCAAAGTTAGGGCAGGTTTATTGCTAATCATAAAAGATTTAGGGTTCCTCAACTCAGAGTTCCTTTCCTGGAATGCATCCAATTGTGTGTTCACAAGTTGAGACCCTCTTATTGTTACCCTGTGGAAATTGGGGCTTGAGGAACAAGTGCAAATGCTGACACTCTAAATGCCACAATTGCTTTGTCTTGAGCCTAAAGTCTAGTGACTTCTGTCAGCATCCATGTGGCTAGCAGACTCACTTGTTAGCTGCAAGCAGAGTAAAATCTCAGAACCTTCACACTCTTGATAGTCACAATCCCCACATTTTGGAAAAAACTCCTGTAGTTTATATACAGAATTATAATTTTGTCCACATTGAGATTTCACTACACCctcaagttaaaaagaaaacttgaaaattaaaGGATTATCATATGAAAagggacattttttaaaaattcagacttTTTCAGAGATGACTTAAAGAGTCTTTATAACTTCTTGTAACTTTTAAGCAAAGTTGAACTATAAATTTTTCCTTGTCATGTTATTTCATATACTTAATGTTAGCATGCCCAGAAATTGACCTAAAAAGGATTAATAATAAAGCCAGTCTTtctaatagcaaaaaaaaaatcttttttgcttttatgaaTTTGAAGAAAATCCTAAtcataattcaataaataaaacaacccaAATTAATTAAGTGGTAAAACCAACTTTcccaatttatttctttatcttagtCCTAAACCAACTAGAAAATATATAGTTTTGCCACATCAACTTGCTAAAAGTTGTATTATGCTGTAAGGTCTTCCTGAATAACCCATTCTTTGCATAGAACTAGCTGCTTACTCATCTGTCTTCATGTATAAGCCCCATTCAGGTGGAGAcacctcctgcctgcccctgaggTTTTCACAGTTGTGAAACTTTGCTTAAAAGTTACAAGGTTCTGAGATGAGACACACCCATATTTCTCTGGGTGATGGGAGTTTGTGAACAAATATCTGTAGTAAAGAGGAGCCCAGGAAGGCAAGCAACTATAGAGTCATTCTGTCTCTCAGTGCTTCTAAAACTGTCATGTTCAGCAGATCCTGAAGCTCTTTAAGAATGACTCATAGTCATGTAGAATACAAAAGCAATTCTAGTgacccactttttctttctttcttttttttcttttttgagatggaatctccctctgtcacccaggctggagtgcagtggcaccatctcagctcactacaacctctgcctcccagattcaagcaattctcatgcttcaggctcccgagtagctggaactacaggcatgcaccaccagcccagctaatttttctatttttcatagagatgggctttcaccatattggtcaggctggccttgaactcctgacctcaagtgatccacccgcctcagcctcccaaagtactgggattacaggtgtgagccaccacgctcagcctttTTCTTCCATGTATCAGTGTTCACACCGGCATGAAGAGCTCCCATTGGGTCATTCATACTGGTCATGTTTCACCCCAAGCTCCTTATCACTCTGTAGTTCTCATATACATTCACATAGGTGTCTTGCATCTGGCCAAATCATTTCAGCCAGAGTAGCaaggttatttttatttgacatcCACACACATGGGAAAAGCCATAGCAACCTGAAGAAGTGTAATGGCCTGATGGTACTTTCCTTTGCAGAGGACTGTAGCAGCTATGGCCACTGTTACCCTTCTAACGAAGTTCCTCAAGAAATAACGTTATTATACCTCATGACAAAGTTACAAACACCTGCTGAGTGCACATCAAATCAGAAAATTTTAGAGGTTAGAATGCTAGAGCAATAATTTAGCTCAATCTCTTGATTGTATAGGTGAGTAAACTGAGTTCCCTGAAGGCTAGGCCAAATTGAGAAACGTGGTCTCCCAGTTCCCATTTAGCATGATTTCCACCAAATGCCCAGATATGGATGATACAAATATCCTTGGGAACACAGTAAGTGTGTTAGCCCCTCAAATGCAGAGCCCGAGTTTTCAGCACCTGCTATGGTGCCTGCTCCATAGTGGGTGCAGGgtgttctttctcattctttcttttttcattttttaaaatttctttgaacCACTTTTGACTTCCATATGATTTGATTCagattgtatttttactttttttcacttCTTGAGTGCTTTTGATTGATAcaacttaattttaaatattctcctaTTTCTCCTTTATGAGTCACTTATTACTATGACGAACCCTGACAAATTCTTAAGTTTTATACGCCTCATATTTTTCAAGGCTGGTTTTAGATATCACAATCTTTGAGAAGCCTGCTTGACCACAAGACCATTTTgtggtttgcttttgcttttgtgtgtggtaaatacaaattttattctgtataaaatataataaaaacattcatGCATTCTAAAGGTCTTAAAACTCCAATCAGTGTAACATTTTTggtatttaaataaacaaaatatatatttctaattaaaatatggtacatattctgtttcttttaactttttagttttacgggtacatgtacaggtttgttacatgggaatattgtgtATTGCTGAGATTTGGTGTATGAATGATACTGTCacctaggtagtgagcatagtacctgataggtagtttttcaacccgcACCCCCCAGCTCCTTTAATTGTCCCcactgtctgttgttcccatctttgtatCCATGTATATTCAATGGTTAGCTCAAAACTTgccaagtgagaacatgcagtgtttggtattctgttcctgcattaacccatttagggtaatggcctccagctccactcatgttgctacaaatgagtgttatctcattcttttttatggctcatTCTTTTTacggctgtgtagtattcc of Macaca fascicularis isolate 582-1 chromosome 8, T2T-MFA8v1.1 contains these proteins:
- the BPNT2 gene encoding Golgi-resident adenosine 3',5'-bisphosphate 3'-phosphatase isoform X2 — encoded protein: MAPMGIRLSPLGVAVFCLLGLGVLYHLYSGFLAGRFSLFGLSSEPGGGAAGPAAAADGGTVDLREMLAVSVLAAVRGGDEVRRVRESNVLHEKSKGKTREGAEDKMTSGDVLSNRKMFYLLKTAFPSVQINTEEHVDAADQEVILWDHKIPEDILKEVTAPKEVPAESVTVWIDPLDATQEYTEDLRKYVTTMVCVAVNGKPVLGVIHKPFSEYTGISNE